In one window of Miscanthus floridulus cultivar M001 chromosome 12, ASM1932011v1, whole genome shotgun sequence DNA:
- the LOC136496998 gene encoding LOW QUALITY PROTEIN: phosphoglycolate phosphatase 1A, chloroplastic-like (The sequence of the model RefSeq protein was modified relative to this genomic sequence to represent the inferred CDS: substituted 2 bases at 2 genomic stop codons) — MLQVRASPTFLPSTTSSSSPPSSSQAPTPFPFSGKSQRRGGLVAVPSTNRVVRRSVIMAAAVAAKLEDADALVDSVETFIFDCDGVIWKGDKLIDGVPETLDLLRSKGKRLVFVTNNSTKSRKQYGKKFETLGMSIDEEEIFASSFAAAAYLQSIDFPKDKKVYVIGEEGILKELELAGFQHLGGPTDGDKKIELKPGFYMEHDEDVGAVVVGFDRNFNYYKVQYGTLCIRENTGCLFIATNKDAVTHLTDAQEWAGGGSMVGAILGSTKQEPLVVGKPSTFMMDXTXQVRSREAIHLAKKFGITTSQICMVGDRLDTDILFGQNGGCKTLLVLSGVTSLQTLQSPNNSIQPDFYTNQLSDFLTLKAATV, encoded by the exons ATGCTCCAGGTTCGCGCGTCCCCGACcttcctcccctccaccacctcctcctcctccccaccATCCTCGTCGCAGGCGCCGACGCCCTTCCCGTTCTCGGGGAAGAGCCAGCGGCGCGGCGGGCTGGTCGCGGTGCCGTCGACGAACCGCGTGGTGAGGCGGTCCGTCATCatggcagcggcggtggcagcCAAGCTCGAGGACGCCGACGCGCTCGTCGACTCCGTCGAGACCTTCATCTTCGACTGCGACG GTGTGATCTGGAAGGGCGACAAGCTTATCGACGGTGTCCCGGAGACTCTTGACTTGCTCAGATCAAAG GGCAAGAGGCTGGTGTTCGTGACCAACAACTCCACCAAGTCGAGGAAGCAGTATGGCAAGAAGTTCGAGACGCTGGGAATGAGCATCGACGAG GAAGAGATCTTCGCTTCGTCTTTTGCAGCTGCTGCGTACCTGCAGTCCATCGATTTCCCCAAGGACAAGAAG GTGTATGTTATCGGAGAGGAAGGGATTCTGAAGGAGCTAGAGTTGGCTGGATTTCAGCACCTCGGTGGACCC ACAGATGGAGACAAGAAGATAGAGCTCAAGCCTGGTTTTTACATGGAGCATGACGAAGAT GTGGGAGCAGTTGTGGTTGGATTTGATCGCAACTTTAACTACTACAAAGTTCA GTATGGGACACTATGCATCCGTGAGAATACAGGGTGCCTTTTCATCGCAACAAACAAGGATGCTGTCACTCATCTTACTGATGCCCAAGAATGGGCAG GTGGTGGATCAATGGTCGGAGCAATTCTTGGTTCAACTAAACAAGAACCGCTCGTAGTCGGGAAGCCATCCACTTTCATGATGGACTAAACATGACAGGTTCGTAGTCGGGAAGCCATCCACCTGGCAAAGAA GTTCGGAATCACAACATCCCAGATATGCATGGTGGGTGACCGGTTGGATACTGATATCCTGTTTGGTCAAAACGGAGGCTGCAAGACTCTGCTTGTTCTCTCAG GTGTGACTTCCCTGCAGACGCTTCAGAGCCCCAACAACTCGATCCAGCCAGATTTCTACACAAATCAACTTTCCGATTTTCTCACCCTCAAAGCAGCAACTGTCTGA
- the LOC136496996 gene encoding uncharacterized protein, with product MASALLSYLQALWPFSALLREEDDLRASARLVGPLSVPEETKQFVLALREPGGSPQDRHRDGAGVIYILAAQNLSEQSASDAERLIREVRPRAVVTQVARPVLEDVRIEEDCLAGNGGGGVPVPTSPFQVIKRCVTEKRSKDQYVKAAACQVLQEIFGVGFYGHLLAAKRAAEETGSCFLLLESPYERNCGGGGSVSRNSAADNNSAQPLQASCSLAHSTMDDDSGLQLQASCLIPRSAMSSHGRNICLMDDNGGQLLKSLAPTLNFLMSQAVPSNAATECRPSKCKPTDRYEAPPFAQSVYPLLADLYHIFVDIPSIGRAMASAQDLLTQVHEGEPISSDMLSDVYVFRIAIEALRMGLNNAARSHIDTRDKHGSKDLDFSELQSDEKCHILLVQALRSQLREFGSVVAIVDASCLAGIRRHWNTPVPSEITQFASRCFNHYGAENDDKIEVPSADSTDKKSWISEKPVVAVGAGGTALLGFSSLSKSLQASAFLKLAPYKSQVVLKYGLMQLQRHAAIVLSKMLPHGVVTAGSKASALQFTASAEKIRAVAHTVISSAERTSLLAMRTSFYEIMQKRHRQPFRITPWATFGFSMVACAGLVMHGDGIECAAEAAPSVPMIASLGRGLESLRLTSQEVRQTKGQNVKEALRALMNSLKKSAK from the coding sequence ATGGCGTCGGCGCTGCTCTCATACCTACAGGCCCTGTGGCCGTTCTCTGCCCTCCTGAGGGAGGAGGACGATCTACGCGCGTCGGCGCGGCTGGTCGGGCCGCTCTCTGTGCCGGAGGAGACGAAGCAGTTTGTGCTCGCACTCAGGGAGCCCGGCGGATCGCCGCAGGACAGGCACCGGGACGGCGCCGGCGTGATCTACATCCTCGCCGCGCAGAACCTGTCGGAGCAGTCCGCCTCGGACGCCGAGCGCCTGATCAGGGAGGTGCGGCCGAGGGCCGTGGTCACCCAGGTCGCGCGCCCGGTCCTCGAAGACGTCCGGATCGAGGAGGATTGCCTGGCCGGCAATGGAGGCGGGGGCGTGCCGGTACCGACGTCGCCGTTTCAGGTGATCAAGCGGTGCGTCACGGAGAAGAGGAGCAAGGACCAGTACGTCAAGGCTGCCGCGTGCCAGGTCCTGCAGGAGATTTTTGGGGTCGGTTTCTATGGCCATCTGCTTGCTGCCAAGAGAGCTGCAGAGGAGACGGGTTCGTGTTTTCTATTGCTCGAGTCTCCGTATGAGAGGAATTGTGGTGGGGGTGGATCGGTCAGCCGGAATAGTGCTGCAGATAATAACTCAGCTCAGCCATTACAGGCTAGTTGCTCGCTAGCTCACAGCACCATGGATGATGACTCAGGTTTGCAATTGCAGGCAAGCTGCTTGATCCCCAGGAGTGCCATGAGCTCCCATGGTAGGAATATATGCCTTATGGATGATAATGGAGGACAGCTCTTGAAGTCACTGGCACCAACTCTTAATTTCTTGATGTCCCAAGCAGTCCCTTCCAATGCTGCCACTGAGTGCAGGCCATCAAAATGCAAGCCGACTGACAGATACGAGGCTCCACCATTTGCTCAGTCTGTCTACCCTTTACTTGCTGATCTTTATCATATATTTGTTGATATTCCGTCGATTGGTAGGGCTATGGCTTCTGCTCAGGATTTGCTTACTCAAGTTCACGAGGGGGAGCCAATCAGCAGTGATATGTTATCTGATGTGTATGTATTTAGAATTGCAATAGAGGCCCTCAGGATGGGTTTAAACAATGCAGCAAGGTCCCATATTGATACCAGAGATAAACATGGTTCAAAAGATCTGGATTTTTCAGAACTCCAATCTGATGAGAAGTGCCACATTCTTCTTGTGCAAGCTCTCAGGAGTCAACTAAGAGAGTTTGGTTCTGTGGTGGCTATAGTTGACGCGAGCTGCTTAGCTGGAATAAGGAGACATTGGAACACCCCTGTTCCTTCAGAGATTACTCAATTTGCTAGCAGATGCTTCAATCACTATGGTGCTGAAAATGATGATAAAATTGAGGTACCTTCAGCAGACAGCACTGATAAAAAAAGTTGGATATCTGAGAAACCTGTGGTTGCTGTTGGTGCAGGAGGTACAGCACTCTTGGGCTTTTCATCATTGTCAAAATCTCTTCAGGCTTCGGCCTTCCTTAAGCTCGCCCCTTACAAAAGTCAAGTGGTTCTAAAGTATGGATTGATGCAGCTACAAAGACATGCTGCTATTGTATTAAGCAAGATGCTCCCTCACGGGGTTGTTACTGCTGGCTCGAAGGCTTCTGCTTTGCAGTTCACGGCTTCAGCAGAGAAGATCCGAGCGGTGGCGCACACTGTAATATCATCAGCTGAGAGAACAAGCTTATTGGCTATGCGAACTTCATTCTACGAAATAATGCAGAAGAGGCATAGGCAACCTTTCAGAATAACTCCTTGGGCAACATTTGGCTTCAGCATGGTTGCATGTGCTGGCCTTGTGATGCATGGAGATGGGATCGAGTGTGCAGCCGAGGCAGCACCTTCTGTTCCAATGATTGCTTCTCTGGGCCGTGGCCTTGAGAGCTTACGGCTCACATCCCAGGAGGTGAGACAAACAAAGGGCCAAAATGTGAAAGAAGCTTTGCGAGCATTAATGAACAGCTTGAAGAAATCAGCAAAATAA